A genomic region of Gemmatimonas sp. contains the following coding sequences:
- a CDS encoding nucleotide pyrophosphohydrolase: MAMNEYQARVDRWISQFEEGYFHPLTNLARLTEEVGEFAREVNHRFGQKPKKPGEADADLAMEMADILFVLICMANREGIDLDAAFDRMMIKVETRDANRWTRKPTAP; this comes from the coding sequence ATGGCAATGAATGAGTATCAGGCACGGGTGGACCGCTGGATCAGCCAGTTCGAGGAAGGCTATTTCCACCCTCTCACCAACCTCGCGCGACTTACCGAGGAAGTGGGCGAGTTTGCGCGCGAAGTGAATCACCGGTTTGGCCAGAAGCCGAAGAAGCCCGGGGAGGCCGACGCCGATCTCGCCATGGAGATGGCCGACATTCTGTTCGTGCTGATCTGCATGGCGAACCGCGAGGGGATCGATCTCGATGCCGCCTTCGATCGCATGATGATCAAGGTCGAAACCCGCGACGCCAATCGGTGGACGCGGAAACCCACCGCGCCGTGA
- a CDS encoding VOC family protein, protein MHALSCTVELPIDVTLAYDAWTCGWGLWLASPDSVHLTRRVGAAFAFDVVVPGAAGAPDRRYPHYGRFRTLTPPSSVQFTWVSGPSGTGGVETLVTVALEAVDAAVTRCTLRHEGFATTESCDQHASAWSGMLAAQAERLRHVTPAAWAEVRQRFGGLPVNRSVPDSTFIPTRSYPDLDAAVRWLVEVLGCSERLRLPGERVQLTLGNGAVVVAAWDANQAPASGGRPPATLVVRVPDVDAAWHRARELGFAPIAAPLTGADGERQAVVRDPAGHAWALSQSMADVDPAAWGGHLPR, encoded by the coding sequence ATGCATGCGCTCTCCTGCACGGTCGAACTGCCCATTGATGTCACGCTCGCCTACGACGCGTGGACCTGCGGCTGGGGGCTCTGGCTCGCGAGCCCCGACTCCGTGCACCTGACGCGCCGTGTTGGTGCGGCCTTTGCGTTCGACGTGGTCGTGCCGGGGGCGGCCGGCGCCCCGGACCGGCGGTATCCGCACTACGGGCGCTTCCGCACCCTCACCCCGCCCTCCAGCGTTCAGTTCACGTGGGTGAGCGGTCCCTCGGGGACCGGCGGCGTGGAAACGCTGGTCACGGTCGCGCTGGAGGCAGTCGATGCGGCCGTGACCCGCTGTACGTTGCGACACGAGGGGTTCGCGACCACCGAATCCTGCGACCAGCACGCCAGCGCGTGGTCAGGCATGCTCGCGGCGCAGGCCGAACGCCTGCGCCACGTCACTCCCGCGGCGTGGGCAGAGGTGCGTCAGCGTTTTGGTGGCCTGCCGGTCAATCGTTCGGTGCCGGACAGCACCTTCATCCCCACCCGCAGCTACCCCGATCTCGACGCCGCCGTGCGGTGGCTGGTGGAGGTCCTCGGGTGTAGCGAACGGCTGCGCCTTCCCGGTGAGCGTGTGCAGCTCACCTTGGGCAACGGGGCCGTGGTCGTGGCGGCCTGGGACGCAAACCAAGCGCCGGCCAGTGGCGGACGTCCCCCGGCCACGCTGGTGGTGCGCGTCCCCGATGTGGACGCCGCCTGGCATCGCGCCAGGGAACTGGGCTTCGCACCGATCGCCGCTCCCTTGACCGGCGCCGATGGCGAACGGCAGGCCGTGGTGCGCGATCCCGCCGGACACGCGTGGGCCTTGTCGCAGTCGATGGCCGACGTCGACCCGGCCGCGTGGGGCGGCCACCTGCCGCGCTGA
- a CDS encoding 1,4-dihydroxy-6-naphthoate synthase has product MRELTFGFSPCPNDTFAFHALVHGLVRAPARIRPVLLDIEELNRRAHDGAFDLTKLSVGAFAAAGARYTLLRSGAALGMGVGPLVVAREAQSLAQAARGRLAIPGRETTAYRLLRLAAPELTEVVELRYDRILRAVANGEVDAGLIIHESRFTYAEHGLVQVIDLGDWWERATGLPVPLAGICARSELDATLRVDLERAIRDSVQYAFDHPEASRDYVRAHAQEMSPEVCARHIALYVNAHSLDIGDEGLAAMQRLAGGAAQWYG; this is encoded by the coding sequence ATGCGTGAACTGACCTTCGGCTTCTCGCCCTGCCCCAACGACACGTTCGCCTTTCACGCCCTCGTGCACGGGCTGGTGCGCGCGCCGGCGCGCATCAGGCCGGTGCTGCTCGACATCGAGGAGCTCAACCGGCGCGCCCATGACGGGGCCTTCGATCTCACCAAGCTGAGTGTCGGCGCCTTCGCGGCGGCAGGCGCCCGCTACACGCTGCTCCGCAGCGGAGCCGCTCTTGGTATGGGCGTGGGGCCGCTCGTGGTGGCACGCGAGGCGCAGTCGCTCGCCCAGGCCGCTCGCGGCCGGCTTGCCATACCGGGCCGCGAGACCACAGCCTATCGCCTGTTGCGCCTCGCCGCCCCCGAGCTGACCGAGGTCGTCGAGCTGCGCTACGATCGCATCCTGCGAGCGGTGGCCAACGGCGAGGTGGATGCGGGCCTCATCATTCACGAGAGTCGCTTCACCTACGCCGAACATGGTCTGGTGCAGGTGATCGACCTGGGCGACTGGTGGGAACGCGCCACGGGGCTGCCGGTACCGCTGGCGGGGATCTGCGCACGCAGTGAGCTGGACGCCACGCTGCGCGTCGACCTCGAGCGCGCCATTCGCGATTCGGTGCAGTACGCCTTCGATCATCCCGAGGCGAGCCGCGACTATGTGCGCGCGCACGCCCAGGAGATGTCCCCCGAGGTGTGCGCACGGCACATCGCCCTCTACGTGAACGCCCACAGCCTCGACATCGGCGATGAGGGGCTGGCCGCCATGCAACGCCTCGCGGGCGGTGCCGCTCAGTGGTACGGGTAG
- a CDS encoding NCS2 family permease, with protein sequence MKQYFGFATHGTTWRTEIMAGVATFLTMAYIIVVNPAILEAAGLPREASITATILSAAFGTLIMGVYARRPFAIAPYMGENAFIVFTVVKGLGFPWQTALGAIFLAGVLFTALTLLGVRSWLAAGIPASLKHSFTVGIGLFLTFIGLNAMGVVQLGVPGSPVALGALNRATTLVAIGGFFATAVLLARKHRRALLLGIIITSVLSFGAGITPLPLGVASAPPSLAPLFGQLDIAGALTLKALPVVVIVFVMAFVDTIGTLIGLGARAGLLDASGNLPEMEKPMLADAVVNIAAPVFGTTTCGAFVESAVGIEAGGRTGVTAIVVALLFLASLFFAPLFTAIPAHATGVAIVSMGVLMLGAMATLDFSDYTEWVPAFLTIVLMAFTYNIGVGMTAGLLAYPVLKVGTGRAKEVPAAMWWLAAMSLLFYAVYPYH encoded by the coding sequence GTGAAGCAGTACTTCGGCTTCGCGACGCACGGTACCACGTGGCGCACCGAGATCATGGCCGGTGTGGCCACGTTTCTCACGATGGCGTACATCATCGTGGTGAACCCGGCCATCCTCGAGGCCGCCGGCCTGCCGCGTGAGGCGTCGATCACCGCCACCATCCTGTCGGCGGCGTTCGGCACGCTGATCATGGGCGTGTATGCGCGGCGGCCCTTCGCCATTGCGCCGTACATGGGCGAGAACGCCTTCATCGTGTTCACGGTGGTGAAGGGGCTGGGCTTCCCCTGGCAGACGGCGCTCGGCGCAATCTTTCTGGCCGGTGTGCTCTTCACTGCGCTTACGCTACTGGGTGTGCGCAGCTGGCTTGCCGCCGGTATTCCGGCGAGTCTCAAGCACAGCTTCACCGTGGGGATCGGGCTGTTCCTCACCTTCATCGGCCTGAACGCCATGGGGGTGGTGCAGCTGGGTGTCCCGGGCTCGCCGGTGGCGCTGGGCGCGCTCAACCGCGCCACCACGCTGGTCGCCATCGGCGGGTTCTTTGCCACCGCCGTGCTGCTCGCCCGCAAGCATCGCCGTGCGCTGCTGCTGGGCATCATCATCACGTCGGTCCTTTCCTTCGGCGCGGGGATCACGCCGCTTCCGTTGGGGGTGGCGAGTGCGCCCCCGTCGCTGGCGCCGCTGTTCGGTCAGCTGGACATTGCGGGCGCGCTCACGCTCAAGGCGCTGCCGGTGGTGGTGATCGTTTTCGTGATGGCGTTCGTGGATACCATTGGCACGCTCATCGGGCTCGGCGCCCGGGCGGGGCTGCTCGACGCGTCGGGCAATCTCCCCGAGATGGAAAAGCCCATGCTCGCCGACGCCGTGGTGAATATTGCGGCGCCGGTGTTCGGGACCACCACCTGCGGCGCGTTCGTGGAGTCGGCGGTGGGGATCGAGGCGGGTGGCCGCACCGGTGTCACGGCCATCGTGGTGGCGCTGCTATTTCTTGCGTCGCTGTTCTTCGCGCCGCTGTTCACCGCCATTCCCGCGCACGCCACCGGCGTGGCCATCGTCTCCATGGGCGTGCTCATGCTGGGGGCCATGGCAACGCTGGATTTCTCCGACTACACCGAGTGGGTGCCAGCCTTCCTCACGATCGTGCTCATGGCCTTCACGTACAACATCGGCGTGGGCATGACTGCCGGTCTGCTGGCGTACCCCGTCCTCAAGGTGGGCACCGGGCGGGCGAAGGAGGTGCCGGCCGCCATGTGGTGGCTGGCGGCCATGTCACTGCTCTTCTACGCCGTCTACCCGTACCACTGA
- a CDS encoding 5'-methylthioadenosine/S-adenosylhomocysteine nucleosidase, with product MLWRQPLRPHRRRPALLLAIVVAATSAACTPRTAPAPAQAPPSSLPVAAARDLTARVAIMSAFDAEWQALRAATTITRTEVVNNRTYHFGRLRGQDVVLLLSGFSMVNAAMTTQALLDRVPVRAIVFSGIAGGVNPGLNVGDVTVPAQWGNYQEQVFARETPQGFAPSRRTTDFGGYGMMFPQGTSVTVRHAPPDSLERRFWFPVDSQALGIARTIAGRFTLKRCVQADRCLEHTPKLVVGGNGVSGPTFVDNAAYREWVWRTFRADALDMESSAVALVAHENQVPFIAFRSLSDLAGGTEAPNEARIFGRLAAENSAAVVMAFLDALPRDAFAGPRDR from the coding sequence ATGCTCTGGAGACAGCCCCTTCGGCCACACCGGCGCCGCCCGGCGCTACTGCTCGCCATCGTTGTCGCCGCCACCAGTGCGGCCTGCACCCCCCGCACGGCGCCGGCCCCGGCCCAAGCTCCCCCGTCATCGTTGCCGGTGGCCGCCGCGCGTGATCTCACGGCGCGCGTGGCGATCATGTCCGCGTTCGATGCCGAATGGCAGGCGTTGCGCGCCGCCACGACGATCACCCGCACCGAGGTGGTGAACAATCGCACCTATCACTTCGGGCGCTTGCGCGGGCAGGACGTGGTGCTTCTGCTGAGCGGCTTCAGCATGGTGAATGCCGCCATGACGACACAGGCGCTGCTCGACCGGGTGCCCGTGCGCGCCATCGTGTTCAGTGGCATTGCCGGCGGTGTGAACCCCGGGCTCAACGTGGGTGATGTGACCGTGCCGGCGCAGTGGGGGAACTACCAGGAGCAGGTCTTCGCGCGCGAAACGCCGCAGGGGTTCGCGCCGTCGCGTCGGACGACCGACTTCGGTGGCTACGGGATGATGTTTCCGCAGGGCACCTCGGTCACCGTGCGTCATGCGCCGCCGGATTCGCTGGAGCGGCGTTTCTGGTTTCCGGTGGACTCGCAGGCGCTCGGTATTGCGCGCACGATTGCCGGCCGCTTCACCCTCAAGCGTTGCGTGCAGGCCGATCGGTGTCTCGAGCACACGCCCAAACTGGTGGTGGGTGGTAACGGGGTGAGCGGACCCACGTTCGTGGACAACGCCGCGTATCGCGAGTGGGTCTGGCGCACCTTCCGCGCCGATGCGCTCGACATGGAGTCATCGGCCGTGGCGTTGGTGGCCCATGAGAACCAGGTGCCGTTCATTGCGTTCCGCTCACTCTCGGACCTTGCCGGTGGCACCGAGGCGCCGAACGAGGCGCGCATCTTCGGCCGTCTGGCCGCCGAGAACTCGGCGGCGGTGGTCATGGCCTTCCTCGATGCGCTGCCGCGCGACGCCTTCGCCGGACCGCGCGATCGGTGA
- a CDS encoding DUF2239 family protein — MSHTLFDGHRRLAAGSLPDMAVALLEASRGGSKWLLLFEDATGRQVDIDTRGSSAEVAARYAAPESAPAAPRGPGRPRLGVVPREVTLLPHQWEWLAAQPGGASVTLRKLVEHARKAGAADEHTRKAREAAYHFLHAMAGHLPAYEEVTRALFAGDLDRMDALMAAWPADVREHARHLARA, encoded by the coding sequence ATGTCTCATACCCTTTTCGACGGGCACCGACGGCTCGCGGCCGGTTCGCTTCCCGATATGGCCGTGGCCCTGCTCGAGGCAAGCCGCGGCGGGTCCAAGTGGCTGCTGCTCTTCGAGGACGCGACCGGTCGGCAGGTGGACATCGACACACGGGGCTCGTCGGCGGAGGTTGCCGCGCGCTACGCGGCACCCGAGTCGGCCCCGGCAGCGCCCCGTGGTCCGGGGCGCCCGCGACTTGGCGTCGTCCCCCGGGAAGTCACGCTGCTGCCGCACCAGTGGGAGTGGTTGGCCGCGCAACCGGGGGGGGCGTCGGTCACGCTGCGCAAACTCGTCGAGCACGCCCGCAAGGCGGGCGCGGCCGACGAGCACACGCGCAAGGCGCGGGAGGCGGCCTATCACTTCCTGCACGCCATGGCCGGCCATCTTCCCGCCTACGAGGAGGTCACCCGCGCGCTGTTTGCCGGTGACCTCGATCGCATGGACGCCCTCATGGCCGCCTGGCCCGCCGATGTGCGCGAGCACGCGCGGCACCTCGCGCGTGCCTGA
- a CDS encoding FAD-dependent oxidoreductase, with product MSIAPSSLRVAIVGSGPAGFYAAESLQKAAPGIAIDLIDRLPTPFGLVRGGVAPDHPKIKSVTRVFERIATQPGFRYLGHVRAGEDVTVDELRARYHALLLCYGAETDRLLGIPGESLAGSHAATEFVAWYNGHPDYAGATFDLTQREVAVVGIGNVAMDVARILAKPPQLLAATDLADHALQALATSQVQTIHIVARRGPVQAACTTPELRELGELDGVDVVVDPRDLELDAASEAELAAMEDRNPAKNLDVLREWAARPLTGAPRRVVMHFNASPVALHGTTRVERLTIVRNRLEADGRGGVRAVATDETYDLPVGLVFRSVGYRGKALPGVPFDDRAGVVPNLNGHVVEGAGSQAVVPGLYVAGWIKRGPQGIIGTNKLCAADTVTQLLADVAAGEIPAVRDDLPSIDALLAERGVCVTSWADWQTLDKAEQARGAAAGRPRVKLTNVAEMLEIVAAHR from the coding sequence ATGTCCATTGCTCCGTCGTCCCTGCGGGTCGCGATCGTCGGATCGGGCCCGGCCGGTTTCTATGCTGCCGAGTCGCTGCAGAAGGCGGCGCCCGGTATCGCGATCGACCTGATCGATCGGTTGCCCACGCCGTTCGGTCTTGTGCGCGGTGGCGTTGCCCCCGATCACCCCAAGATCAAGTCGGTCACCCGCGTCTTCGAGCGCATCGCCACCCAGCCCGGCTTCCGGTATCTGGGGCATGTGCGGGCCGGCGAGGATGTCACGGTGGACGAGCTGCGCGCCCGCTACCACGCGCTCCTCCTCTGCTACGGGGCGGAGACGGATCGCCTGCTGGGCATTCCCGGCGAGTCGCTGGCGGGAAGCCATGCGGCCACCGAGTTCGTGGCGTGGTACAACGGGCACCCCGACTATGCCGGGGCCACCTTCGACCTGACGCAGCGCGAGGTGGCGGTGGTAGGCATCGGGAACGTGGCCATGGACGTGGCGCGCATTCTGGCCAAGCCGCCGCAGCTGCTTGCCGCGACCGACCTGGCCGATCATGCCTTACAGGCGCTGGCGACGTCGCAGGTGCAGACCATTCACATCGTGGCGCGGCGGGGGCCGGTACAGGCGGCATGCACCACCCCGGAGCTGCGTGAGCTAGGCGAACTCGACGGGGTGGATGTGGTCGTGGATCCGCGCGACCTCGAGCTCGACGCCGCGAGCGAGGCGGAGCTGGCGGCCATGGAAGACCGCAATCCGGCGAAGAACCTCGACGTGCTGCGTGAATGGGCAGCGCGTCCTCTCACTGGCGCACCGCGGCGCGTGGTGATGCACTTCAACGCCTCACCCGTGGCACTGCATGGCACCACCCGCGTGGAACGCCTGACGATCGTGCGCAACCGACTCGAAGCGGACGGACGTGGCGGCGTGCGGGCAGTGGCGACCGACGAAACGTACGACCTGCCGGTGGGGCTGGTCTTCCGCTCGGTGGGGTACCGTGGCAAGGCGCTGCCGGGGGTGCCGTTCGACGACCGGGCCGGTGTGGTGCCGAACCTGAACGGGCATGTGGTGGAGGGCGCGGGGAGTCAGGCCGTCGTGCCCGGGCTTTATGTGGCGGGGTGGATCAAGCGTGGGCCGCAGGGGATCATCGGCACCAACAAGCTGTGCGCCGCCGACACGGTGACGCAGCTGCTGGCCGACGTGGCCGCCGGGGAGATCCCGGCGGTGCGCGATGATCTGCCGTCAATCGACGCGCTGCTCGCCGAGCGTGGCGTGTGCGTTACCAGCTGGGCCGACTGGCAGACGCTCGACAAGGCGGAGCAGGCGCGCGGGGCGGCGGCGGGGCGCCCGCGCGTGAAGCTGACGAACGTCGCGGAGATGCTGGAGATCGTCGCCGCGCATCGCTGA
- a CDS encoding DUF6544 family protein has protein sequence MSQLLPDLSLVGTRFDHEVDHQAQQQPLPKVVPVTDTDLRHLPAPVARYLRRAGVVGRPRVHNFVVDMDAELNRAPGAEWMHTPVLQVSFVDHPSRLFLLRTRMHGLPVSGLHQYDDRGASMDIRLLGLLHVADARGDAFARAETVTVLNDFCIMAPAVLIDERFTWGPIDDRQCGVTFRNGERVVHAQLFFDEHGDLVDFSSADRQVRPDDGERWSTPLRQYHEFGVARLASEGDAIWHFANKPSWTYGRFSIRRVRYNVPPDELPRAEQLER, from the coding sequence ATGTCGCAGCTTCTTCCCGACCTCAGCCTCGTGGGCACCCGCTTCGACCACGAGGTGGATCATCAGGCGCAGCAGCAGCCGCTGCCGAAGGTCGTTCCGGTCACGGACACGGATCTGCGGCACCTGCCGGCGCCCGTCGCGCGCTACCTGCGCCGCGCCGGCGTGGTGGGGCGGCCCCGCGTACACAACTTCGTCGTGGACATGGATGCCGAACTCAATCGTGCCCCGGGGGCAGAGTGGATGCACACCCCAGTGCTGCAGGTAAGCTTCGTCGACCATCCATCGCGCCTGTTCCTGTTGCGCACGCGCATGCATGGGTTACCGGTGAGCGGGCTGCATCAGTACGATGATCGCGGCGCCTCCATGGACATCCGCCTGCTGGGATTGCTGCACGTGGCGGATGCCAGGGGCGACGCGTTCGCCCGTGCCGAGACGGTGACCGTACTGAACGATTTCTGCATCATGGCGCCAGCCGTGCTGATCGACGAGCGCTTCACCTGGGGGCCCATCGACGATCGGCAGTGCGGCGTGACCTTCCGCAACGGGGAGCGGGTGGTACACGCGCAGCTGTTCTTCGACGAGCACGGTGATCTCGTGGACTTCAGCAGCGCCGATCGACAGGTGCGTCCGGACGACGGCGAACGCTGGAGCACACCGCTGCGCCAGTATCATGAGTTCGGTGTTGCCCGGCTGGCCAGTGAAGGGGACGCGATCTGGCACTTCGCGAACAAGCCGTCGTGGACGTACGGACGTTTCTCGATTCGTCGCGTACGCTACAACGTGCCGCCGGACGAACTGCCGCGCGCCGAGCAGCTGGAGCGCTGA
- a CDS encoding MOSC domain-containing protein: MDSSSAPSSVRLLSVNVGALERLAAGSRTRTGIGKHPVGGLVLCDAMGLVGDAIGNRTHHGGADQAVYLYSLADYAWWSDQLGHACPPGLFGENLTLDRWWEAPRVGDRLRLGDVVLELTAPRIPCSTLATRLGRGEFVRQFRQAARPGAYARVVHSGALAAGLVGHVEYGDRQWPTIAALFGLWYQEPRERGALLNALRAPLAVRLRERLLRWVAEG, translated from the coding sequence ATGGATTCGTCTTCTGCACCATCCAGCGTTCGCCTGCTCTCGGTAAATGTTGGCGCCCTCGAGCGGCTCGCTGCCGGTTCACGCACCAGAACGGGGATCGGCAAGCATCCCGTCGGTGGTCTGGTGCTGTGCGATGCCATGGGGCTGGTAGGCGATGCCATTGGCAACCGCACGCACCACGGGGGCGCCGATCAGGCGGTGTACCTGTACAGCCTCGCCGACTACGCGTGGTGGAGCGACCAGCTTGGACACGCCTGTCCCCCCGGGCTCTTCGGCGAGAACCTGACCCTCGACCGCTGGTGGGAGGCACCGCGCGTCGGCGACCGCCTGCGCCTTGGTGACGTCGTCCTCGAGCTCACGGCCCCCCGCATCCCGTGCAGCACACTGGCGACGCGGCTGGGTCGAGGAGAGTTCGTGCGCCAGTTCCGGCAGGCCGCGCGTCCGGGTGCCTACGCCCGGGTCGTGCACTCAGGCGCCCTGGCCGCCGGACTGGTCGGGCACGTGGAATACGGCGATCGGCAGTGGCCCACGATCGCCGCGCTCTTCGGCCTGTGGTACCAGGAACCCCGGGAACGCGGTGCCCTCCTGAACGCGTTGCGAGCGCCCCTCGCCGTGCGACTCCGCGAACGACTCCTCCGTTGGGTTGCGGAGGGCTGA
- a CDS encoding Na+/H+ antiporter NhaC family protein: MPARVRLRLPHPLLLLLAGVVAAALCTWLLPAGAFTRRADAASGRELVVPGTFTAMAATPVGAFQTIMAVPRGMAAGADVLITILFVGAAFAMLERTGALGRLVQVVVERSRRPHLVLVGVTLAFATFGALENMQEEIVALIPTLLVLSRGLGFGPLTALSVSVGGAAVGSAFGPTNPFQTGIALRFAELPPFSQPVLRTVVFVLAVAVWCVWVVYSAGREAREVAQAAASGSSESPSASATATVAGAGARVERRDVLLLLLAVAPFAPYVYGVLQWDWGFHELSALFLTAGFAIGLTAGLSLADCTEELIAGMKAMLPATIYVGTARAIGLVLADGNVLDTIIHGLSLPLQVAPPVVAPLLMIPVQALMHVVVPSVSGQATLTMPIMAPLAELVGAGRDAAVLAFQTGAGLADAVVPTNGAVLAMLAAAGVSVARWWRFAGPGLLLVALVGAAAVWVAA, translated from the coding sequence ATGCCTGCACGCGTTCGCCTCCGGCTGCCACACCCCTTGCTCCTGCTGCTGGCCGGCGTGGTGGCCGCCGCGTTGTGCACGTGGCTCCTGCCGGCTGGCGCGTTCACGCGCCGCGCCGATGCCGCGAGCGGGCGCGAGCTGGTGGTGCCGGGCACCTTCACCGCCATGGCCGCAACGCCCGTTGGGGCCTTCCAGACGATCATGGCGGTGCCGCGCGGGATGGCGGCCGGTGCCGATGTGCTCATCACCATCCTGTTCGTGGGGGCGGCCTTCGCCATGCTGGAGCGCACCGGCGCCCTCGGACGCCTGGTGCAGGTCGTGGTGGAGCGGAGCCGCCGTCCGCACCTCGTGCTCGTGGGGGTCACGCTGGCCTTTGCCACATTCGGCGCCCTCGAGAACATGCAGGAAGAGATCGTGGCGCTCATCCCCACGCTGCTGGTGCTCTCGCGCGGCCTTGGCTTCGGTCCTCTCACCGCGCTGTCCGTGAGCGTGGGCGGCGCCGCGGTGGGGTCGGCCTTCGGCCCCACGAATCCCTTCCAAACGGGGATCGCGCTGCGTTTCGCGGAGCTGCCGCCCTTCAGTCAGCCCGTGTTGCGGACCGTGGTGTTCGTGCTGGCGGTTGCCGTGTGGTGCGTCTGGGTGGTGTACAGCGCCGGGCGCGAAGCGCGTGAAGTGGCACAGGCCGCCGCGTCCGGCAGTTCGGAATCGCCATCGGCATCAGCCACCGCCACGGTGGCCGGTGCGGGCGCGCGGGTCGAGCGACGCGATGTGCTCCTGCTGCTGCTGGCCGTCGCGCCCTTTGCGCCCTACGTGTACGGCGTGTTGCAATGGGACTGGGGCTTTCACGAACTGTCGGCGCTGTTCCTCACGGCTGGCTTTGCCATTGGTCTGACGGCTGGCCTCTCGCTGGCCGATTGCACGGAGGAGCTCATCGCCGGCATGAAAGCCATGCTGCCGGCCACCATCTATGTGGGCACGGCGCGCGCGATCGGGTTGGTGCTGGCCGACGGGAACGTGCTCGACACCATCATCCACGGGCTGTCGCTGCCGCTGCAGGTGGCTCCGCCCGTGGTGGCGCCGCTGCTCATGATTCCCGTGCAGGCGCTCATGCACGTCGTGGTCCCGTCGGTGAGCGGGCAGGCCACGCTCACCATGCCCATCATGGCGCCGCTGGCCGAGTTGGTAGGGGCGGGACGCGACGCGGCGGTCCTGGCGTTTCAGACGGGGGCCGGCCTCGCCGACGCGGTCGTGCCGACCAACGGTGCGGTGCTGGCCATGCTGGCCGCCGCCGGGGTGAGCGTGGCGCGATGGTGGCGCTTCGCCGGTCCCGGGCTGCTGCTGGTGGCCCTGGTGGGCGCCGCCGCGGTGTGGGTGGCGGCGTAG
- a CDS encoding aromatic ring-hydroxylating dioxygenase subunit alpha, whose amino-acid sequence MPLAFPFDPNIARAATLPARLYHDPVYLELEMERVFAHSWQLVGRADQVAESGQYFTADVGTNSIVVVRDGQQIRAFYNVCLHRAGPVATGCGKRQTLQCRYHGWTYGLDGALQRTPGMEGTAQFRPEEMHLVPVAVTTWGPLVFVNLDGKAPPLDEVLEDLPARVAPFHCEHMRFVTSRSWEMACNWKVYVDNYLEGYHVPVVHPGLNKELDMDRYRVEPHRWYSLQHAPLRPVHGAHTDRQYDPRTTDVPEAVYAWLFPNTMLNVYLGQMQTNVVIPLGPDRCRVVFDWYAVNPPADAATDPAWVKLMAFSTEVQDEDIAICEVVQRNLRSRVYDRGRYSAEHETGVHHFHSLLHEAMT is encoded by the coding sequence ATGCCGCTCGCCTTCCCGTTCGACCCGAACATCGCCCGCGCCGCGACGCTCCCGGCACGACTCTACCACGACCCGGTGTATCTGGAACTGGAGATGGAGCGCGTCTTCGCGCACAGCTGGCAGCTGGTTGGCCGCGCCGATCAGGTGGCGGAGTCGGGGCAGTACTTCACCGCCGACGTGGGCACCAACAGCATCGTGGTCGTACGGGACGGCCAACAGATACGCGCCTTCTACAACGTCTGCCTGCACCGCGCGGGTCCGGTGGCCACGGGCTGCGGCAAGCGACAGACGCTGCAGTGCCGGTACCACGGCTGGACCTATGGCCTCGACGGCGCCCTGCAGCGAACGCCCGGCATGGAGGGCACGGCGCAGTTCCGACCGGAGGAGATGCATCTGGTGCCGGTGGCCGTCACCACGTGGGGACCGCTGGTGTTCGTCAATCTCGACGGCAAGGCGCCGCCCCTCGACGAGGTACTCGAGGATCTGCCGGCACGTGTGGCCCCATTTCACTGCGAACACATGCGCTTCGTCACGTCGCGCAGCTGGGAGATGGCGTGCAACTGGAAGGTGTACGTGGACAACTACCTCGAGGGGTACCACGTACCGGTCGTCCATCCGGGGCTCAACAAGGAGCTCGACATGGATCGCTACCGGGTGGAGCCGCACCGCTGGTACTCACTGCAGCACGCGCCGCTGCGTCCCGTGCACGGCGCACACACCGACCGGCAGTACGATCCACGCACCACCGACGTGCCGGAGGCGGTGTACGCGTGGCTCTTTCCCAACACCATGCTCAACGTGTATCTGGGGCAGATGCAGACCAACGTGGTGATCCCGCTCGGCCCAGACCGCTGCCGCGTGGTCTTCGACTGGTACGCCGTGAATCCGCCGGCCGACGCCGCGACCGACCCCGCCTGGGTGAAGCTCATGGCCTTCAGCACCGAAGTGCAGGACGAAGACATCGCCATCTGCGAGGTCGTGCAGCGGAACCTGCGCTCACGGGTGTACGATCGCGGGCGGTACAGCGCCGAACACGAGACGGGGGTGCATCACTTCCACTCGCTCCTGCACGAGGCCATGACCTAA